The proteins below are encoded in one region of Lactuca sativa cultivar Salinas chromosome 3, Lsat_Salinas_v11, whole genome shotgun sequence:
- the LOC111919606 gene encoding uncharacterized protein LOC111919606: MLQSINDADKPAPRDKKPEKGKDKKVVKGVKGPSPKKRKSTKAAQSPPPKKRKTHPRRKLILASSSSESEDESSDSEESFRGDSPPCSPSHESLQGAAESNAAKVDSVVEKLATLFALEKQLFAGLRQTLEADNKSFQAVVEERLTKLQEDLASENSVMDALARKTTALKIKSLQLSQSEKEVHSLRSERAVISSCVSDVHGALSNIIEAHDPILNYLVRRTLAEKLAPALALLCKIEGLPKYVSHPKQGGEGALKGENQSQPPPSSTPASTKATEPPTTGHASGSGAQDKGKKALDDSDGDDDKETIADLSKKQAKDKDPDMSARIAREAEANERKMKENSEDDKKYFNDMIQWYIRFRQTILAIIPCLFNTTKKVPAAGSSKPK; the protein is encoded by the exons ATGCTTCAGTCTATCAATGACGCCGACAAACCTGCTCCCAGGGACAAGAAACCAGaaaaggggaaagacaagaaAGTAGTCAAAGGGgtgaaaggcccttctcctaaaaagagaAAATCAACGAAGGCTGCCCAATCACCtcctccaaagaagaggaaaacccatcCCAGGCGGAAActcattcttgcctcttcctccagTGAATCTGAGGATGAGAGTTCAGACTCAGAGGAGTCGTTTCGAGGCGACTCTCCTCCCTGTTCGCCTTCACATGAA TCTTTACAGGGGGCAGCTGAATCTAATGCAGCGAAGGTTGATTCCGTTGTTGAGAAGCTGGCTACTTTATTTGCATTAGAAAAGCAACTCTTTGCCGGTCTTCGTCAGACTCTTGAAGCTGACAATAAATCTTTCCAGGCGGTTGTTGAGGAGCGATTGACCAAGCTCCAAGAAGACCTTGCTTCGGAGAACTCTGTGATGGATGCGCTTGCACGCAAAACAACTGCTCTAAAGATCAAGAGTCTTCAGCTTTCCCAATCAGAAAAGGAGGTTCAttctcttcgatctgagcgagCGGTCATTTCgagttgtgtttcggatgtccacggagCTCTCTCCAACATTATTGAAGCACACGACCCAATTCTCAACTACTTAGTGAGGCGAACTCTTgctgagaagcttgctcctgcccttgccctGCTCTGCAAAATTGAGGGGCTTCCTAAGTACGTGtcccatccaaaacaagggggagaaggagctTTAAAGGGCGAAAAtcaatctcaaccgcctccttctTCTACACCCGcttcaactaaagcaaccgaacctccaacaACTGGTCATGCTTCAGGTTCTGGTGCTCAAGATAAAGGGAAAAAGGCTCTGGATGACAGTGATGGCGATGAtgacaaagaaaccattgctgatctCTCGAAGAAACAGGCCAAGGATAAGGATCCAGACATGAGTGCTCGGATCGCTAGAGAGGCAGAAGCAAacgaaaggaagatgaaggag aattcTGAAGATGACAAAAAGTATttcaatgatatgatccagtggtacattcgtttCAGACAAACCATTCTTGCCATCATTCCCTGTCTGTTCAATACCacgaagaaagttcctgcagcagGATCCAGCAAGCCAAAGTAG